A window of Synergistes jonesii contains these coding sequences:
- a CDS encoding NlpC/P60 family protein — protein sequence MTESIVNKNLVRHSQWCWFTGFRNASGEVCDAPDDSSNGYYHRYFLRSEMIPVEGGKGYTLKAWSAVCLCALSFFDETGTFLSKNTSLSQSALQVGASFTSPSDAAYMEILSWLPMPPSGYLFTCLEDVGYKHLYKLEEGSSPTAFTPAPEDAQDQYIPKFNTRPKNDPEAARQLVSCAESYIGHGWKYGNAQTLHDTMTPTGPSVSYLKSDGVKQIDCLTLAMLAVGGIPYFQSKYFCSSFLWRSAKYYEWGLYSQQKFLEGFARWIYENGWEIDPGENYRNLQAGDLVFWGMNYRKTNYEKTKTSFRGIDHVGMFTGRWLRDTVPANGRSDDGLLHPQTIEISNTGNIVVNNFLDRVSSESGGSSPPAGCSVEFIQMFARIPLSSPYTEYDSNAHMNTNNVIYSSHYQPSVVVEGNGKRINIDIYGRNAAIWERGDISANGVVETSNQHQLHTNLVPVFCVAKNLERLRELGFIVYHFFWYDADETFISETTAWADSVPEGAAYYRLRYRKINATPWTDEDIALFKKHQAIQPYWRGNAQSGTGTALDDGDDPSVAQYPQGYHSYAYLETVIPSGSYIGRHNGRYAHTSDGLVWTELPEADQAKLVALRIGDGENNIYIPNGQHVKLTRRRID from the coding sequence ATGACGGAAAGCATTGTAAATAAGAATCTTGTTAGGCATTCTCAATGGTGTTGGTTTACCGGTTTCCGCAATGCATCTGGCGAGGTCTGCGACGCGCCGGACGACAGCAGCAATGGTTATTATCACAGGTATTTTCTGCGCAGCGAGATGATTCCGGTGGAGGGCGGAAAAGGCTATACGCTTAAGGCCTGGAGTGCAGTCTGCCTCTGTGCGCTAAGTTTTTTTGATGAGACCGGAACATTTTTGTCGAAGAATACAAGCTTGTCGCAAAGCGCGCTTCAGGTGGGGGCGAGTTTTACATCTCCGTCAGATGCGGCGTATATGGAGATTCTCAGCTGGTTGCCTATGCCTCCTTCAGGATATCTTTTTACTTGCTTGGAGGATGTGGGATATAAGCATTTGTATAAACTAGAGGAAGGGAGTTCTCCGACGGCCTTTACGCCTGCACCTGAAGACGCGCAGGACCAGTATATCCCTAAGTTCAACACAAGACCTAAAAATGACCCTGAAGCGGCGAGACAGCTTGTCTCTTGCGCGGAAAGTTATATAGGGCATGGCTGGAAATACGGGAACGCTCAAACGTTGCACGACACTATGACGCCTACAGGACCGTCCGTTTCATATCTGAAATCAGACGGCGTGAAGCAAATAGACTGTCTGACGCTTGCTATGCTGGCGGTTGGCGGTATCCCGTATTTCCAGAGCAAGTATTTCTGCAGCTCTTTTCTGTGGCGCTCAGCGAAATATTACGAGTGGGGCCTGTATTCTCAGCAGAAGTTTCTGGAGGGCTTCGCACGCTGGATATACGAAAACGGTTGGGAAATCGACCCTGGGGAGAATTACCGTAATTTGCAAGCCGGTGATCTGGTTTTCTGGGGAATGAATTACAGAAAGACGAATTACGAAAAGACTAAAACGAGCTTCCGCGGAATCGATCATGTAGGAATGTTTACAGGACGCTGGCTAAGAGATACGGTACCGGCTAACGGCCGTTCTGACGATGGGCTGCTGCATCCGCAGACAATTGAAATATCCAATACCGGGAATATAGTCGTGAATAACTTCCTTGACAGAGTAAGCAGCGAATCAGGGGGAAGCTCCCCGCCTGCCGGATGCAGCGTTGAGTTTATCCAGATGTTCGCGCGCATCCCGCTTTCAAGTCCGTATACGGAGTATGACAGTAACGCACATATGAACACGAATAATGTAATTTACAGCTCGCATTATCAGCCATCTGTGGTAGTTGAGGGCAACGGTAAGCGTATCAATATCGATATTTACGGACGCAATGCGGCTATATGGGAACGCGGTGATATAAGTGCCAACGGCGTTGTGGAGACATCCAATCAGCACCAGTTACATACGAACCTGGTTCCGGTCTTCTGTGTAGCGAAGAACTTAGAGCGCCTGAGAGAACTAGGGTTTATCGTCTATCACTTTTTCTGGTATGACGCGGATGAAACGTTTATTTCTGAAACGACGGCATGGGCGGATTCTGTGCCGGAGGGAGCGGCTTATTACCGTCTGCGCTACCGGAAAATAAACGCAACGCCGTGGACGGACGAAGACATCGCACTTTTTAAGAAACATCAGGCAATACAGCCGTACTGGCGCGGCAATGCGCAGAGCGGCACTGGGACGGCTCTTGACGACGGAGATGACCCCTCGGTCGCGCAGTATCCACAGGGATATCACAGTTACGCATACCTTGAGACCGTCATTCCGAGCGGCAGTTACATCGGCCGCCACAACGGCAGATACGCCCACACGAGCGACGGCCTCGTATGGACGGAGCTGCCAGAAGCCGACCAGGCTAAGCTCGTGGCGCTGCGCATCGGCGACGGGGAAAACAATATCTATATCCCGAACGGGCAGCACGTGAAGCTGACGAGACGGCGGATAGACTGA